TCATCAACAGGCCTGGATGGGAAGAACTCGAAGCTGTCAAAAATGACCGGATCCTGATTCTCGAAGAAGAACTTTATTGCCGTCCCTCCCCGCGGCTTCTCGATGGCCTGGAAAAACTGCAGCATCTCCTTCATAACTGATCTAAAAAGGCACTTTCCATATCCAAGGAAAGTGCCTAAAATTTTATGATTTTTTGCCGCCTGTGTATTGCTGGCGGAAGACCTGCATCGATTCATTTTCGTTAAGGGCTTTTAAATCTTCTTCTGTCAGTTTGCCGTTGCCCATTTCAATGACATAGACATCCAATGTCTTTTTGCCCCACTGTTCGTAAACATCTTTTACAGTATCATAATAAAGATCAACTTTATTCCCTTTGATTGCCCCGCCTTTATCGGCAACCACACCGAATCCGTATCCCGGGATGAACAGGATTGTCCCAATCGGGAATACGTTCAAATCAGCTGCGACAGTCGAATACAGATCACGCTTTACTTTCACACCAGAATAAGTAATTCCATAGCCTGGATGGTCAGGATTTTTACCG
This portion of the Mesobacillus sp. S13 genome encodes:
- a CDS encoding 3D domain-containing protein; translation: MNILKIWARRSAMAVLFFAAITSTLHSISGVEASTVSTYVFDHAGTQQEESSGTEHKKKSMGLAFKFLKKITDFSTKISSSQKVAGTQPTLEESLNWSQYPTKKIIATGYTSGVESTGKNPDHPGYGITYSGVKVKRDLYSTVAADLNVFPIGTILFIPGYGFGVVADKGGAIKGNKVDLYYDTVKDVYEQWGKKTLDVYVIEMGNGKLTEEDLKALNENESMQVFRQQYTGGKKS